Within the Gloeobacter kilaueensis JS1 genome, the region CCGCCGAGCAGGTCGAGAACCTGCTCAAAAGCCGCTCCTACTGAGAGCGAACCAGCTGGTGTTGCAAATCCGTTACACTGAGAAAAGTTGGCGGAGTCCATACGCTGTGCTCAGACTCGAATCGGTCAGTAAGATCTATCCCACCGGCGAAGTGCTCAAAGACTGCACCTGGGAGGTGCTGCCGGGCGAGCGCATCGGTCTTGTCGGGGCCAACGGTGCCGGCAAATCGACCCAGATCAAGATGCTGCTCGGATTGGAGGAGCCGACCACAGGCCAGGTGATTCGCCCCAGCCAGATCAAAATTGCTTACCTTGCCCAGGAATTTATGGTGACGCCGGGCCAGAGCGTGCGCGAGGAGCTGCTTTCGGTCTTTGAAGAAGCCCACGCCGTCCAGCACGAACTGGGTGAAGCCCAACTTGCCCTCGCCACCGCCGACGGCGCGCCCGAGGCTGAACTCACCCGACTGCTCAAAAAAATTGACCGCCTGCAGGACCGCTTCGAGGCGCTGGACGGTTCGATTCTCATCAGCAAGGTCGAAAAGTTGCTGCCGGAACTGGGTTTTGGCGACGCCGAAGGGGATCGGGCGGTGGAGACCTTCAGCGGCGGCTGGCAGATGCGCATCGGCCTGGGCAAGCTGCTCCTGGCTGAGCCGGACGTTCTGCTTTTAGACGAACCCACCAACCACCTCGATCTTGAGACGATCGAGTGGCTCGAAAAGTATCTGAGAAGCCTCAATCGGGCAATGGTAATCGTCTCCCACGACCGCCGCTTTCTCGATCGGGTCGTCACCAAGATCGTCGAGGTCGAGCGGGGAGTGGCTGCGACCTACAGCGGCAACTACAGCTTCTACCAGCAGGCAAAAGCCGAGCGCGAGGAGGCCCAGCTTTCGGCCTACGAGCGCCAGCAGCGCGAACTGGAGCGCCAGCAGGTCTTTATCGAGCGCTTTCGCGCCTCGGCGACCCGCAGCACCCAGGCCAAAAGCCGCGAAAAACAGCTCGAAAAGATCGAACGGGTCGAGGCTCCCCTGAGCCGGGAGCGCACCCTGCGCTTTCGCTTTGCCCCGGCTCCGGCGAGCGGCAAGCAGGTGATGTGCGTGCGCGACCTGTCGCTGGAGTACGGCGGTGAGATTGTCTTTCTCGGTGCGGACCTCGAAATTCAAAGAGGCGACCGCATCGCCCTACTCGGTCCCAACGGTGCCGGTAAATCGACCCTGCTCAGGCTGCTGGCCCTTGAGGAAGAGCCTACCGCCGGTACGATTGCGATGGGCCACAACGTGATTGCGGGCTACTACGCCCAGCACCAGGCCGAGATTCTCGACATGGGCAAGTCCGCCCTCGCCACCCTGCACGACGAAGCGCCCCAACTCACCGACGAGCAGGTGCGCACGATGCTGGGCCGCTTTTTATTCAGTGGCGATACGGTCTTCAAAAAGGTGAGTGCCCTCTCCGGCGGTGAAAAGTCGCGCCTGGCTCTGGCCCGCCTGCTCCTGCGGCCCTCGAACTTTTTACTATTAGATGAGCCGACCAACCACCTCGATATTCCCAGCAAAGAAATGCTCGAAGAGGCTCTGGTGAGCTACGACGGCACGGCGGTGATCGTCTCCCACGACCGCTACTTCATCGAGCGCGTCGCCACCAAGATCGTCGAAATTCGCGAGGGCGAACTATATACTTACGACGGCGACTACGAGTACTACCTCGAAAAAAAAGCCGCCGAGGCTGAGCAAAAAGCCCTCGCCGAAAAAAAAGCCCGCGAGGCAGCCAGAGCTGCCGAGAAGCGGGCCAAAGAAAAGCAAAAACAAAAGCAAAAAGCCGGCAAGTAGGCTCAACCCTTGACGCAGACGACTTGCTTGAGGGTGGCGACGACCTCGACGAGATCGCTTTGCTGGGCCATCACCCCGTCGATGGGCTTGTAAGCGCCGGGGATCTCGTCGATCAAGCCAGTATCCTTGCGGCACTCGACCCCCGCCGTCTGGGCTATAAAGTCGTCGAGGCTGAAGGTCTGCTTGGCGCGATGGCGCGACATCAGCCGGCCCGCTCCGTGGGCACAGGAGCAGTAGCTCTCGCGGTTGCCCTTGCCGCGCACGATGAAGGACTTTGCACCCATCGAACCGGGAATGATGCCCAGATCGCCCTGTTGGGCGCGCACCGCTCCCTTGCGGGTGACGTAGACTTTCTCGCCGTAGTGGACTTCCCGCTCGGCGTAGTTGTGGTGGCAGTTGACCATGAGCAGCGGCTTGAAGGGGCGGCCCCCAGCCAGTTGCTTTTCGACCACCCGCTTCAGGCGCGCCATCATGATCTCCCGGTTGAAGCGGGCGTAGTCCTGCGCCCACTGCAGATCGTGCCAGTAGGCGTCGAACTCGGGAGTGTTGCTCACAAAGTAAGCGAGATCCGGGTCGGGCAGGTGCATCTGAGCGAGCTTCGCCAGATCCCGCGCCGTATCGATGTGGCGCTGGGCAAGCAGGTTGCCGATACCCCGCGAGCCGGAGTGCAACATCAGCCAGACCGCCTGCTCGGTATCGACGCAAATCTCGATGAAGTGGTTGCCGCCCCCGAGCGAACCCGCCTGCTTGAGCGCTTTTTGTTCGCAGCGCTGCACACCCGGATGGAGAGCAGAAAACGACCGCCAGCCGCTCCAGTGGGTGACTTCGGACTCGACTTGGGCATTTTCGGCCATCCCGACCGGGATCATCTTCTCGATGTCGAGGCGAATCTGCTTGAGCTTGCCCTCCAGTTGATCGCCTACAAAAGGCGTCTTGAGGGCGACCGTCCCGCAACCCACATCGACCCCCACAGCCGCCGGAATAATTGCATCGCGGGTAGCAAGGACAGAACCCACCAGGGCACCCTTACCCAGGTGAACGTCGGGCATCAGCGCGACGTGCTTGAAGACGAAGGGCAAGGAGGCAACGTTGGCCGCCATGCGCGCTTCGTTTTCGGCCAGCGGATGGTTGGCCCAGGAAAAGACCGGGGCAGCCGCTGAGAGGTCGAGCTTTTCAAAAGGCATCGGGGGAACGTCCACGCATCAGCACCACTGTAACACGATGTAGTGCGAGCGTATTATTTTGAATGAATTTTGTGCATCGCCCGGTGGGGGATACCGGCCTCGTCGTAGATGTCGCCGTAGGGAACGAAGCCCGCCTTGAGATAGAAGGGAATGGCGTGGACCTGAGCACTCAGGTGGACCGTCTCGATCCCGGCTTTTTGGGCCAGATCCAGCAGGCAATCGAGCAGCGCCCGACCGACGCCCTGCCCCCGCCACGCAGGCAGGACAGCCATCCGGCCAATGTGGCCATCGGGCAGGAGCCGTCCGCAGCCGATGGGTTCACCACCCAGATCGCGGGCGAGGACGTGGATGCTCAGCTCGTCCCACCCGTCGATTTCGATTTCTGCCGGGACGGCCTGCTCTTCGATAAAGACCAGGCGACGCACGTAGTACAGTTCCTGCTGGCACTGCTGCCAGCTTACGGATGAAACAGCAAACATAGCCAGATCAAAACGGCAACCCGAGTGTAGTACAGAGGCAGTGGACGTGGCGGGATTGGGCCGAGTCCCGTCTAAAGGCGGATGATTCGCCGTAGGAGCTTTTGTACAAGGAAGGGTAGAGATGACGTTCGGCGAATTTTCAGCCGAAACAAGGAGTATTGCAGATGAACGGCAAGACGATAGCTGCCACTCTGGCGGCCAGTTTGCTGCTTGCGGGCACACCGGCTGTGTTTGCGCAAAAGGCAATGAACCCCCAGACCGGCCAGGTCAAAGTCAGCCCGGTCGATGCCAAATTTATGGTCCAGGCTGCCCAGAGCGACATGACCGAGATCAAAACCAGCCAACTGGCGCTCGATAAGAGTCAAAACAGCGCCGTGCGCGATTTTGCCCAGCGGATGATCGACGAGCACACCAAGTCGAGCAGCGAGCTGAAGCCGATTGCCGAGCGCAAGAACGTGACGCTCGCGGCTGAATTGGCTCCCAAGCAGCAGGCCCTCTACGACAAGCTGTCGGGCCTGTCGGGCGAGCAGTTCGACCGCGCCTACATGCAGGGCCAGCAAAAGGCTCACAGCGACACCGAGGCGCTTTTCTCGCGCTACCTGCGCACCGGCAGGGACGCCGACACCAAAGCCTTCGCCCGCAAGGTCCTGCCGGTGGTTCAGAAGCACGAGCGGATGGCCGCCGATATTTCGAGCGGTCGCGTCGCAGGCTCGATGGATAAGTCGATGATGAACAAGCCGATGACACCCAATTCGAGTGGCACCGAGCCTGCAGCCACCACCAACCGCACCGGCCCGGCAATGGGTTCGCCTACGGACAACCAGACCACCAATCCGGCGAGCACTCCCCCTGCCAGCAACCAGACCAACAACACCAAAGATCGTCCTTACCCGGACAACGCCACCCCGACTGAGCCAAAGTAAGGCGTTTTATTCCAGGTAGCGCAACCGGCGGGCTGGGGTGAGCGCGTCGAGCAACAGAGCG harbors:
- a CDS encoding ABC-F family ATP-binding cassette domain-containing protein, producing the protein MLRLESVSKIYPTGEVLKDCTWEVLPGERIGLVGANGAGKSTQIKMLLGLEEPTTGQVIRPSQIKIAYLAQEFMVTPGQSVREELLSVFEEAHAVQHELGEAQLALATADGAPEAELTRLLKKIDRLQDRFEALDGSILISKVEKLLPELGFGDAEGDRAVETFSGGWQMRIGLGKLLLAEPDVLLLDEPTNHLDLETIEWLEKYLRSLNRAMVIVSHDRRFLDRVVTKIVEVERGVAATYSGNYSFYQQAKAEREEAQLSAYERQQRELERQQVFIERFRASATRSTQAKSREKQLEKIERVEAPLSRERTLRFRFAPAPASGKQVMCVRDLSLEYGGEIVFLGADLEIQRGDRIALLGPNGAGKSTLLRLLALEEEPTAGTIAMGHNVIAGYYAQHQAEILDMGKSALATLHDEAPQLTDEQVRTMLGRFLFSGDTVFKKVSALSGGEKSRLALARLLLRPSNFLLLDEPTNHLDIPSKEMLEEALVSYDGTAVIVSHDRYFIERVATKIVEIREGELYTYDGDYEYYLEKKAAEAEQKALAEKKAREAARAAEKRAKEKQKQKQKAGK
- a CDS encoding RtcB family protein, with product MPFEKLDLSAAAPVFSWANHPLAENEARMAANVASLPFVFKHVALMPDVHLGKGALVGSVLATRDAIIPAAVGVDVGCGTVALKTPFVGDQLEGKLKQIRLDIEKMIPVGMAENAQVESEVTHWSGWRSFSALHPGVQRCEQKALKQAGSLGGGNHFIEICVDTEQAVWLMLHSGSRGIGNLLAQRHIDTARDLAKLAQMHLPDPDLAYFVSNTPEFDAYWHDLQWAQDYARFNREIMMARLKRVVEKQLAGGRPFKPLLMVNCHHNYAEREVHYGEKVYVTRKGAVRAQQGDLGIIPGSMGAKSFIVRGKGNRESYCSCAHGAGRLMSRHRAKQTFSLDDFIAQTAGVECRKDTGLIDEIPGAYKPIDGVMAQQSDLVEVVATLKQVVCVKG
- a CDS encoding GNAT family N-acetyltransferase — encoded protein: MFAVSSVSWQQCQQELYYVRRLVFIEEQAVPAEIEIDGWDELSIHVLARDLGGEPIGCGRLLPDGHIGRMAVLPAWRGQGVGRALLDCLLDLAQKAGIETVHLSAQVHAIPFYLKAGFVPYGDIYDEAGIPHRAMHKIHSK
- a CDS encoding DUF4142 domain-containing protein — encoded protein: MNGKTIAATLAASLLLAGTPAVFAQKAMNPQTGQVKVSPVDAKFMVQAAQSDMTEIKTSQLALDKSQNSAVRDFAQRMIDEHTKSSSELKPIAERKNVTLAAELAPKQQALYDKLSGLSGEQFDRAYMQGQQKAHSDTEALFSRYLRTGRDADTKAFARKVLPVVQKHERMAADISSGRVAGSMDKSMMNKPMTPNSSGTEPAATTNRTGPAMGSPTDNQTTNPASTPPASNQTNNTKDRPYPDNATPTEPK